A DNA window from Chitinibacter fontanus contains the following coding sequences:
- the def gene encoding peptide deformylase, with the protein MAILNILHYPDERLHTVAQPITHFDAALQRQINDMAETMYAAPGIGLAATQVDFHYRLVVIDISENKDDLLVLINPEIIERDGITTYEEGCLSVPGIYEEVERAERIKVKALDAQGQAFEFDADGLLAICVQHEIDHLDGKVFVEKLSRLKLNRIVQKLKKRKAM; encoded by the coding sequence ATGGCAATTCTTAATATTTTGCACTACCCCGACGAGCGTTTGCACACAGTTGCACAGCCGATTACCCATTTTGATGCGGCTTTACAACGCCAAATCAACGATATGGCTGAAACCATGTACGCAGCGCCCGGTATTGGCCTAGCCGCGACCCAAGTCGATTTTCATTATCGCTTGGTCGTGATTGATATTTCCGAAAACAAAGACGACTTGCTCGTACTGATCAACCCGGAAATTATAGAACGCGATGGCATCACAACCTATGAAGAAGGTTGCTTGTCAGTGCCCGGCATTTATGAAGAAGTTGAGCGCGCAGAACGCATTAAAGTCAAAGCCCTCGACGCACAAGGCCAGGCATTTGAATTTGATGCAGATGGCTTACTAGCCATTTGCGTGCAGCATGAAATCGATCACTTGGATGGCAAGGTTTTTGTTGAAAAACTGTCACGCCTCAAGCTCAATCGCATCGTACAAAAGCTCAAAAAACGCAAAGCAATGTAA
- the fmt gene encoding methionyl-tRNA formyltransferase: MKIIFAGTPDFAASALQALIDAGHEIVLVLTQPDRPSGRGMKLTASAVKEVAIANQIPVYQPEKLRTAEQQAPLQGIEADVMVVAAYGIILPQAVLNLPRLGCLNIHASLLPRWRGAAPIQRAILAGDAETGITIMQMDAGLDTGDMLSIHRTAIEATDNATSLHDKLAVQGAQAIVAALADLPHLQAHRQTQPEQGVTYAEKLKKEEAQIDWQQDAKQLDRMIRAFNPFPSAQTSLQGVAIKIWQASACDRQGQAGQILALEKEAIVVACGHGALRITELQKAGGKRLGAQAFLAGNELSVGQFFGQ, from the coding sequence ATGAAAATAATCTTTGCCGGTACGCCCGATTTTGCTGCCAGCGCACTGCAAGCTTTAATTGATGCAGGCCATGAAATAGTCTTAGTGTTAACTCAGCCAGATCGCCCAAGTGGGCGCGGCATGAAGCTCACGGCCTCTGCAGTGAAAGAAGTCGCCATTGCCAACCAGATTCCAGTGTATCAACCAGAGAAGCTACGTACGGCTGAGCAGCAAGCGCCACTACAGGGTATTGAGGCAGACGTCATGGTGGTTGCTGCCTATGGCATCATACTCCCGCAAGCGGTGCTTAATTTGCCACGTTTGGGCTGCCTAAATATTCATGCCTCGCTACTGCCACGCTGGCGTGGTGCAGCGCCGATTCAGCGCGCTATCTTGGCCGGGGATGCCGAAACGGGCATTACGATTATGCAAATGGATGCCGGCCTCGATACCGGCGACATGCTGTCGATTCACCGCACCGCCATTGAAGCCACCGATAACGCGACTAGTCTGCACGACAAATTAGCCGTTCAAGGCGCGCAAGCCATCGTCGCTGCGCTGGCTGATCTACCGCACTTACAAGCCCATCGTCAGACTCAGCCCGAGCAAGGCGTCACTTACGCCGAAAAGCTCAAAAAAGAAGAAGCACAGATCGACTGGCAGCAAGACGCCAAGCAACTGGATCGCATGATCCGTGCCTTTAACCCCTTCCCCAGCGCACAAACCAGCTTGCAAGGCGTGGCAATCAAAATCTGGCAAGCCAGTGCGTGCGACAGGCAAGGCCAAGCAGGTCAGATTCTAGCGTTAGAAAAAGAAGCCATAGTGGTGGCCTGCGGCCACGGCGCGCTGCGGATTACTGAATTACAAAAAGCCGGTGGCAAACGACTGGGTGCGCAGGCATTTTTGGCCGGTAATGAATTAAGCGTTGGTCAATTTTTCGGCCAGTAA
- a CDS encoding LysM peptidoglycan-binding domain-containing protein, with the protein MRKSIISFLLAAGFMTGAAFADELKLADNAPESYTVVKGDTLWGISGKFLKQPWRWPEIWQLNKAEIKNPHWIYPGDVIVLGNCNGKPCLRLLKNAKADGRGGNGKLSPRVRISSLEGDATPSIAMTSIEPFLYKPLIMDMASFKAAPRIAAGPDDRVMYTTNDQIYAVGLTDIEAGETYQVFRQGKEIMNPDNPKESLGMEVIYLGDVVVRKVGDVQTLQVATSFREIQIGDRMVKSPEKTFLNYAPHLPQQAIEGKVASTYGGVSDVGSLMTVVINKGALDGVDVGTVFFTYKAPRMVKKEEKSEPDRMTPPIKNANLFIYRVFPNISYGLVLDSTMPVNTGDLVNAQAAATE; encoded by the coding sequence ATGCGTAAATCAATTATATCCTTTCTTTTGGCCGCTGGTTTCATGACTGGCGCGGCATTCGCGGATGAACTCAAGCTCGCGGACAATGCACCGGAAAGTTACACGGTAGTAAAAGGCGATACGCTATGGGGCATTTCGGGTAAGTTTTTGAAGCAGCCGTGGCGCTGGCCGGAAATTTGGCAGCTCAATAAGGCAGAAATTAAAAATCCGCACTGGATCTATCCCGGTGACGTAATTGTACTCGGTAATTGCAATGGCAAGCCTTGTTTGCGTCTACTGAAAAATGCCAAAGCGGATGGACGGGGCGGTAACGGTAAGTTAAGCCCGCGGGTTCGTATTAGTAGCCTAGAAGGTGATGCTACGCCAAGTATTGCAATGACGTCGATTGAGCCTTTCCTTTACAAGCCTTTGATTATGGATATGGCTAGCTTTAAAGCGGCACCACGCATTGCAGCCGGTCCAGATGATCGAGTGATGTATACCACCAATGATCAAATCTATGCGGTTGGTTTGACTGATATTGAGGCAGGTGAAACCTACCAAGTATTCCGTCAGGGTAAAGAAATTATGAACCCGGACAACCCAAAAGAGTCATTAGGTATGGAAGTGATTTACTTGGGCGATGTGGTGGTGCGTAAAGTTGGAGACGTGCAAACATTGCAGGTGGCTACATCATTCCGCGAGATCCAAATTGGCGATCGCATGGTTAAATCGCCAGAAAAAACTTTCCTCAACTATGCTCCTCACCTGCCGCAACAGGCGATCGAAGGGAAAGTCGCCTCGACGTATGGTGGTGTAAGTGACGTAGGCTCTTTGATGACGGTCGTGATCAATAAAGGTGCGCTCGATGGTGTGGATGTCGGTACTGTGTTCTTTACCTATAAAGCGCCGCGAATGGTTAAAAAAGAAGAGAAGTCAGAGCCAGATCGCATGACTCCGCCAATCAAAAACGCAAACTTGTTTATTTATCGTGTATTCCCGAATATTTCATACGGCTTGGTGTTAGATAGCACGATGCCAGTGAATACGGGGGATCTAGTCAACGCACAAGCGGCAGCAACGGAGTAA
- the rsmB gene encoding 16S rRNA (cytosine(967)-C(5))-methyltransferase RsmB yields the protein MLLTQTLACETVFAVLSGQNLTEALSTTWRQNPNITPQQRGAVQDIAYGTLRHLGLLEALLNTLASKPLKELELKVLLLTTLYQLQFTRAGAHAVVDHAVNVAAKIGQGKGKGLVNAVLRSFLRQKDELVAAAQKNERAKFNHPKWWMTEMKNAYPKQWQQILQANNQHPPMTLRVNRRHSNAEQYLALLSERGIAARRLSDFSIQLEKAQSVDALPHFFDGWVSVQDWGAQAAAHLLDVKDGMRVLDACAAPGGKSGHLLELADIALTAIDADSGRLKRVDDNLARLNLRATVMTADASNPAAWWDGQQFDRILADVPCSATGVARRHPDIKWLRRPEDFAEFSRQQEKMLDQLWPLVASGGKLLYATCSVFPAENRLSAEAFARRHPDARREALSSEHIPADLIDGQLLPNSEHDGFFYALFTKAI from the coding sequence ATGTTACTCACGCAAACCCTCGCCTGTGAAACCGTTTTTGCGGTGCTCTCAGGCCAAAATCTGACCGAAGCCCTGAGTACCACTTGGCGCCAAAATCCAAATATTACGCCCCAGCAACGCGGTGCGGTGCAAGACATCGCCTACGGCACCTTGCGTCATTTAGGCCTATTGGAAGCGCTGCTCAATACGTTAGCCAGTAAACCGCTGAAAGAGCTAGAGCTCAAAGTGCTGCTGCTCACCACGCTGTATCAATTGCAATTCACGCGTGCGGGCGCGCATGCGGTGGTTGATCACGCAGTCAATGTGGCGGCCAAGATTGGTCAGGGTAAAGGCAAAGGGCTGGTTAATGCAGTATTACGCAGCTTTTTGCGCCAAAAAGATGAGCTAGTGGCTGCCGCGCAAAAAAATGAACGCGCCAAGTTCAACCACCCGAAATGGTGGATGACCGAAATGAAAAACGCCTACCCCAAGCAGTGGCAGCAAATTTTGCAGGCGAATAATCAGCACCCGCCAATGACGCTGCGTGTAAATCGCCGCCATAGCAATGCCGAGCAATACCTAGCGCTCTTGAGCGAGCGTGGCATTGCCGCTCGTCGCCTCAGTGACTTTAGCATTCAGCTCGAAAAAGCCCAGTCGGTCGATGCCTTACCGCATTTCTTTGATGGTTGGGTGTCGGTACAAGACTGGGGTGCACAAGCCGCTGCGCATTTACTTGATGTCAAAGATGGCATGCGGGTACTGGATGCGTGCGCCGCTCCGGGTGGCAAAAGTGGTCATCTACTGGAGCTGGCGGATATCGCACTCACCGCGATTGATGCCGATTCAGGCCGTCTCAAGCGCGTCGATGACAATCTGGCGCGGCTCAATTTACGCGCAACCGTAATGACTGCCGATGCTAGCAACCCAGCAGCTTGGTGGGATGGCCAGCAGTTTGATCGCATTCTGGCTGACGTACCTTGCTCGGCCACCGGTGTCGCACGCCGCCATCCAGATATCAAATGGCTGCGCCGCCCCGAAGACTTTGCTGAATTCTCCCGTCAACAAGAAAAAATGCTAGATCAGCTTTGGCCACTCGTAGCGTCAGGCGGCAAACTACTGTACGCTACGTGCTCGGTGTTTCCGGCAGAAAACCGACTATCCGCCGAAGCCTTTGCCCGCCGTCACCCCGATGCACGGCGTGAGGCGCTAAGTTCCGAGCATATTCCAGCTGACTTAATTGACGGCCAGCTATTACCGAATTCTGAGCATGATGGTTTCTTTTACGCACTATTTACCAAAGCCATTTAA
- a CDS encoding DUF494 domain-containing protein has product MLEVLAYLFEQFYNADGLPDVSQLAKKLSLAGFEGEDIHDALAWLGELKQIDVTPYRALDSHSGVLRSLQPMELARFSDEAAQFLFSLDAAKILTAGERELVLDRVWREPEGEVSAERIKLIVLMVIWQKRDALSNLLIEDLLFGRDGAALH; this is encoded by the coding sequence ATGCTAGAAGTGCTGGCCTACCTTTTTGAGCAGTTTTACAACGCCGATGGCCTGCCGGATGTGTCGCAATTGGCAAAAAAACTGTCGTTGGCCGGATTCGAAGGCGAAGATATTCATGATGCGCTAGCGTGGCTGGGTGAATTAAAACAGATTGATGTCACGCCTTATCGTGCGTTGGATTCACACTCAGGTGTATTGCGTAGTTTGCAACCGATGGAGCTGGCCCGATTTAGCGATGAAGCCGCCCAATTTTTGTTTTCACTTGATGCAGCCAAAATTTTGACTGCCGGTGAACGTGAATTGGTGCTCGATCGAGTTTGGCGTGAGCCTGAGGGCGAGGTGAGTGCCGAGCGAATTAAACTGATTGTATTGATGGTGATTTGGCAAAAGCGTGACGCATTGTCTAATCTCCTGATCGAAGACCTCCTCTTTGGCCGTGATGGTGCTGCGCTGCATTAA
- a CDS encoding DUF4390 domain-containing protein translates to MLLLIALQCHAAQIKSVKAEAEVTPQQVELFAKYNVILNSDLEEALRNGLTLPFIYEFKLTKPRIYAWYRQVAEGFGPNAHLTLKLSYQPLTKQYRVATTSVTRHFNSLEEALSALGQLKNWSVLENSNIDAEDFAGRIRLRLDGSQLPKAYQLSNLGNANWQLESSWTDLLLRKPVDTEATQ, encoded by the coding sequence GTGCTATTGCTTATTGCATTGCAATGCCATGCCGCTCAAATAAAAAGCGTAAAGGCCGAAGCCGAAGTGACGCCACAGCAAGTTGAGCTCTTCGCCAAATACAATGTCATACTCAACAGCGATTTAGAAGAAGCACTACGAAACGGACTAACCCTACCATTCATTTATGAGTTCAAGCTCACCAAGCCCAGAATCTACGCTTGGTATCGCCAAGTAGCAGAAGGCTTTGGCCCCAATGCCCACCTCACCCTGAAACTCAGCTATCAGCCACTAACCAAACAATATCGAGTTGCAACCACCAGTGTAACTCGGCACTTTAACAGCCTAGAAGAAGCACTTTCTGCACTTGGGCAGCTAAAAAACTGGTCAGTGCTAGAAAACAGCAATATCGACGCTGAGGATTTTGCTGGACGAATTCGCCTGCGCCTAGATGGCTCGCAATTGCCAAAAGCCTATCAACTAAGCAATCTTGGTAATGCCAATTGGCAATTAGAATCAAGCTGGACAGATCTGCTGTTACGTAAGCCCGTAGATACGGAGGCCACGCAGTGA
- the dprA gene encoding DNA-processing protein DprA, with protein sequence MDELIPWLRLSLVNGLGPRGQIQLLRALGEPAAILAAPLDVLVQYVPRPLAVEIHANQQRDLPQLSAAIEWVKRTDCAILTLADDRYPKKLLDLPDAPPLLYAMGNLALLDRPAISIVGSRNASAQGIQNAEAFAQHLSLHAITIISGLASGIDAAAHRGGLANTGSSIAIVGTGLDRVYPATNRTLAHELANNGLILSELALGSPPKAEHFPRRNRMIAALGLGCLVVEAALGSGSLITARQAVELGREVFAIPGSIHSPLAKGCHHLIKNGAKLVESGADIFDELAAPLSLFSLPNLTKKPAHSEVVENHSNDPVLSKMGWDPINFDALIELTGLTSEALCAILLGLELEGQLSCLPGNRYQRLAGAVRS encoded by the coding sequence ATGGATGAGTTGATCCCGTGGTTACGCCTGAGCTTAGTCAATGGCTTAGGCCCGCGGGGACAGATCCAGTTATTGCGGGCTCTTGGGGAGCCCGCTGCTATTTTGGCGGCACCATTGGATGTTTTGGTGCAATACGTGCCACGGCCGCTTGCGGTTGAAATCCACGCCAATCAGCAGCGTGATCTGCCACAACTAAGTGCTGCAATCGAATGGGTAAAGCGAACTGATTGTGCCATTTTGACTCTGGCGGATGACCGTTATCCCAAGAAACTACTTGATCTGCCCGATGCTCCCCCATTGCTGTATGCCATGGGGAATCTAGCTTTGTTGGATCGGCCAGCAATTAGCATCGTTGGAAGTCGTAATGCCAGTGCACAGGGCATACAAAACGCGGAAGCTTTTGCGCAGCATTTATCTTTACACGCGATCACCATTATTAGTGGTTTAGCTAGTGGTATAGATGCGGCTGCGCATCGTGGCGGTTTGGCAAATACAGGCTCAAGTATCGCGATTGTTGGAACGGGCTTAGATCGAGTGTACCCAGCTACAAATCGCACGCTGGCACATGAATTGGCTAATAATGGTTTGATTCTGTCTGAATTAGCTTTAGGTTCTCCGCCCAAAGCTGAGCATTTTCCACGGCGTAATCGAATGATTGCAGCATTGGGTCTGGGTTGTTTGGTGGTTGAAGCTGCTTTGGGGAGTGGGTCATTAATAACCGCTCGTCAGGCGGTTGAGTTGGGGCGCGAAGTGTTTGCTATTCCGGGCTCGATTCATTCTCCTCTGGCAAAAGGATGTCATCATTTGATTAAGAATGGTGCCAAATTGGTTGAGTCTGGGGCCGATATTTTTGATGAACTTGCCGCACCACTGAGTCTGTTTTCACTCCCTAATCTAACCAAAAAACCAGCCCATTCTGAAGTAGTAGAAAATCATTCCAATGACCCTGTCTTGAGCAAAATGGGCTGGGATCCAATCAATTTTGACGCATTGATTGAGCTAACTGGCTTGACTAGCGAGGCGCTGTGCGCGATTCTGTTGGGTTTGGAATTAGAAGGGCAGTTGTCTTGCTTGCCGGGTAATCGTTACCAAAGGCTCGCAGGGGCTGTGAGAAGCTGA
- a CDS encoding sensor histidine kinase, producing the protein MKRWLLVIGCLATVLLFLLASVSGNTSHFSNYYGLVLGLNIALLLGMAALVGTRLTRLIKRVKRKVFGSRLTLRMVLMFALVAVLPGALVYTLSVQFLNRSIEAWFDVRVDNALDRGLNLGRNAIDFQLDELERKASVIAWDVHDNSASSLLPRLSKLREQTGVQEVTLFDDNNQLYAHIGNENATLIPQLPTRELVREALRGGYKGIEKSDANALMMRVIVPMPDGDFGHRTRLLQLMQPVPAQLAQDAELVEQVRSDYKQLAQSRQGLKIIYSLTLTIALTIALLGALALAIYLSDKLAAPLGVLAAGTRAVAQGDFTQQHPVISRDELGILTHSFNRMTRQLADARDKLEENQAEQAEAKAYVEAILGSLSAGVLSFDEEWQLQSANQSALRILGLDPDRIMGQPLSRWNESYPALTAFAAHTIHGFLSEDEVWQRQIDLADEKRVLLVRGTRLTQIINDAEDLHGYVLVFDDITELLSAQRDAAWGEVARRLAHEIKNPLTPIQLSAERMEIKLADKLDQAGAEFLTRNTQTIIKQVAALKQMVDAFRDYARKPSGKKKPLDFMELVKEVLVLYEAAPVLREFRVHDSLMVNGDATHLRQVIHNLLQNAQDAIAEAEEKQICLILEKDEKWARLYIEDSGKGFPADLLPRVFEPYVTSKTKGTGLGLAIVKKIIEEHHGRVQVGNATGAYVRIELPLWEETISG; encoded by the coding sequence GTGAAACGTTGGCTACTTGTGATTGGCTGCTTGGCCACGGTATTGCTGTTTTTGCTGGCGTCGGTATCTGGTAATACCTCGCATTTTTCCAACTATTACGGCTTGGTGCTGGGCTTAAATATCGCACTATTGCTTGGTATGGCGGCACTGGTTGGCACTCGCCTAACTCGGCTGATTAAACGAGTAAAACGTAAAGTATTTGGTTCGCGACTCACATTACGCATGGTTCTGATGTTTGCATTGGTCGCGGTGCTACCCGGTGCGCTGGTTTACACCTTATCGGTACAGTTTTTAAACCGCTCAATCGAGGCCTGGTTCGACGTTCGGGTCGACAATGCGCTCGATCGCGGCTTAAATCTAGGCCGCAATGCGATTGATTTTCAGCTTGATGAATTGGAACGCAAAGCAAGTGTTATTGCCTGGGATGTGCACGACAATTCTGCCAGCTCATTACTACCTAGGCTTTCCAAGTTGCGCGAACAAACTGGCGTACAGGAAGTCACGCTATTTGATGACAATAACCAGCTTTATGCGCACATTGGCAATGAAAATGCGACCTTAATCCCGCAACTACCCACCCGAGAGCTAGTTCGTGAAGCGCTACGCGGTGGCTATAAGGGGATTGAAAAATCGGACGCCAATGCGCTGATGATGCGCGTTATTGTCCCGATGCCGGACGGCGACTTTGGTCATCGGACTAGATTGCTGCAGCTAATGCAACCTGTACCCGCACAATTGGCACAAGATGCCGAGCTAGTGGAGCAGGTACGCAGTGACTACAAACAGCTTGCCCAGTCTCGACAAGGGCTTAAAATTATTTACAGCCTGACCTTAACGATTGCCCTGACCATTGCGCTATTGGGAGCCCTAGCCTTAGCCATCTATCTCTCCGACAAACTTGCCGCCCCACTTGGTGTATTGGCCGCAGGGACACGCGCAGTTGCACAGGGCGACTTCACCCAGCAGCATCCGGTTATTAGCCGCGACGAGTTGGGAATATTGACGCACTCGTTTAACCGCATGACGCGCCAGCTTGCTGATGCACGCGACAAGCTGGAAGAAAATCAGGCCGAGCAAGCCGAAGCCAAAGCGTATGTGGAGGCGATCTTAGGCTCGCTGTCTGCCGGAGTATTGTCATTTGATGAAGAATGGCAATTGCAGTCAGCCAATCAAAGTGCCTTGCGCATCTTGGGGCTCGACCCAGACCGGATCATGGGGCAGCCACTTTCACGCTGGAACGAAAGCTACCCTGCGCTCACCGCTTTTGCCGCTCACACCATTCATGGCTTTTTATCGGAAGATGAAGTCTGGCAGCGTCAAATTGATCTCGCCGATGAAAAACGCGTCCTACTGGTACGCGGAACCCGCCTAACTCAAATCATTAATGATGCGGAAGACCTGCACGGCTACGTACTGGTATTCGATGATATTACCGAGCTGCTTTCTGCTCAGCGGGATGCCGCCTGGGGCGAAGTGGCGCGCCGTTTAGCGCACGAAATTAAAAATCCGCTGACGCCAATTCAACTTTCCGCCGAACGGATGGAAATCAAATTAGCCGACAAGCTCGATCAAGCCGGCGCGGAGTTTCTCACCCGTAATACCCAAACCATTATCAAGCAGGTTGCGGCACTCAAACAGATGGTCGATGCCTTCCGTGATTATGCCCGCAAACCTTCTGGCAAAAAGAAACCGCTCGATTTTATGGAGCTGGTCAAAGAGGTATTGGTGCTCTACGAAGCAGCCCCAGTACTGCGCGAATTTAGGGTGCACGATTCACTCATGGTCAATGGCGATGCAACCCATTTACGCCAAGTTATTCACAACCTACTGCAGAATGCGCAAGACGCAATTGCAGAGGCCGAAGAAAAACAGATTTGCCTTATTCTCGAAAAAGACGAAAAATGGGCGCGTCTTTACATCGAAGATAGCGGCAAAGGCTTCCCAGCCGATCTGCTCCCGCGTGTTTTTGAGCCGTATGTCACCTCAAAAACCAAAGGAACTGGCTTGGGTTTGGCCATTGTGAAAAAAATTATTGAAGAACATCACGGGCGAGTTCAGGTGGGCAATGCCACAGGCGCTTACGTTCGGATCGAGTTGCCGCTCTGGGAGGAAACAATAAGTGGTTAA
- a CDS encoding sigma-54-dependent transcriptional regulator, translating to MVNQEILIVDDEVGIRELLSEILLDEGYSVALAENAEAARQYRNQAEPKLVLLDIWMPDTDGVTLLKEWARNGQLTMPVVMMSGHATVDTAVEATRIGALDFLEKPIGLQKLLAAVKRAFAQPANTVKPTQGLQSLGNSSTINGLREALDQVASQSLPLILTGEPGAGFEACARHLTRAGGGFVAPNSNEELALPPQDMLNRAAGGTIFVRDIAWLDRKAQTGLLNLIPKLEKHKIRLVTASTRPLDQLTGQIEPELLRQLTQIIVPVPALRDHAEDIPALAENLLSQTVAANKLGVRRFSKSALQLLSQQDWPGNIDQLANVVKSLALTGRDGDIDILPVSRLLAQLSPESQVATTEIQQAMPLPQIDLDLPLREARDQFERFYLERQIELSNGNMSRVAERIGLERTHLYRKLKQLGIQMPRKLRNLEEA from the coding sequence GTGGTTAATCAAGAAATTTTGATCGTTGATGATGAAGTTGGCATTCGCGAACTTTTATCCGAGATCTTACTGGATGAAGGGTATAGCGTTGCACTAGCTGAAAATGCTGAGGCTGCACGCCAATACCGTAACCAAGCCGAGCCTAAGCTCGTGCTACTCGACATCTGGATGCCAGATACCGATGGCGTAACCCTGCTCAAAGAATGGGCACGCAATGGTCAACTAACAATGCCAGTCGTCATGATGTCTGGCCACGCTACCGTTGATACGGCCGTGGAAGCAACCCGCATCGGTGCACTCGACTTTTTAGAAAAGCCTATTGGCCTGCAAAAGTTGTTGGCCGCGGTTAAACGTGCTTTTGCCCAACCTGCTAACACGGTAAAGCCGACGCAGGGCCTGCAGAGCCTCGGCAATAGCAGCACCATCAATGGGCTGCGTGAGGCACTTGACCAAGTTGCAAGTCAGTCCCTGCCTTTAATCTTAACTGGTGAACCTGGCGCTGGTTTTGAAGCGTGTGCTCGTCACCTCACCCGCGCGGGTGGTGGCTTTGTCGCACCAAACTCGAATGAAGAATTGGCTTTGCCACCGCAAGATATGCTTAATCGCGCTGCGGGCGGCACAATTTTTGTACGGGATATCGCATGGCTCGATCGCAAGGCTCAAACCGGCTTGCTCAATCTGATCCCTAAGTTGGAAAAGCATAAAATTCGTTTGGTAACGGCATCTACACGTCCGCTTGATCAACTGACAGGTCAAATCGAGCCAGAATTACTGCGCCAGTTGACACAAATCATCGTGCCAGTACCTGCGCTGCGCGATCATGCTGAAGATATTCCAGCGCTGGCTGAAAACCTGCTGTCGCAAACCGTTGCAGCCAACAAGCTAGGCGTGCGGCGCTTTTCGAAATCAGCGCTGCAATTACTTAGCCAACAAGATTGGCCTGGCAATATCGATCAGCTGGCGAATGTCGTGAAAAGCTTGGCATTAACTGGTCGTGATGGTGATATTGATATTTTGCCAGTGAGCCGTCTGCTCGCGCAGCTCTCGCCCGAATCGCAAGTGGCTACCACCGAGATTCAACAAGCGATGCCGTTGCCCCAGATTGATCTTGATTTGCCACTGCGCGAAGCACGTGATCAGTTTGAGCGCTTTTATCTGGAGCGTCAGATCGAGCTATCAAATGGCAATATGAGCCGAGTAGCCGAGCGCATTGGCTTAGAGCGGACCCATTTGTATCGAAAACTGAAGCAACTGGGGATTCAAATGCCCCGTAAATTACGCAACCTTGAAGAAGCGTAA